From Bermanella sp. WJH001:
GTCGTGGTGGTTGTGTATTAGACACCACACAACTGGTTACTCAATGCAAAACAGCCAACACACAAGCGCCAACATTAGCAGGTATTGCATGATTGAATCACTCCACACACTAGAGCGCGCAATGGCGGATTTACTGGATGTGCCACTAGACGATCTTGCTGGATACAGCGAAAGCTTACTGGATTTTGGTTTAGATTCGGTGCAAATCATGTTGCTTGTGGGCCTGTTAGAAGAACAAGGGGTCGAACTAAGCTTTGTTGAATTAGCGGCACAAGTTGATCTGCCTACATGGTGGGCGTTAATAGAAAATAAAAAACGAGCACAGGGATAGGGCAGGATAAAACGATGAATATGATGACTCAAGATACCAATTATTTGCCCCTGACCGATGCGCAAGCAGGTATTTGGTATGCCCAATGCCGCGACCCTGAAAATCCAATTTATAAAACGGGTGAGTATCTTTTAATTAATGGTGCGATTGATGTTACAAAAATCAAGCAAGCCATTACTCAAGGCATCAACGAAGTGGATTCATTGCACAGTCGCTACATTACAACGGTACAGGGGCCACGCATGTATATTCATCGTCAACCTTGGCAGGTCAGCGAACAAGATTTTTCAGGTTATGCACAACCCTTGCAAAGCGCCATCGAATGGATGCGACAGGCACTTAGAACCCCAGTTGATCTAGAAGAAGGGCCGCTATTTTCGATGGCCATTGTAAAGTTAGACACGCAACAACACGCTTGGTTTTTATCCTTACATCACATCGCAATCGACGGCTATAGCATGTCGTTGATTATTTCGCGGGTGGCTTATCTTTATAATCAACTGGTGAAATCTGAAGCGATTGAACCCGTGCAATTTGTAGATCAGCAAGCCTTGATCAAGGAAGACGATGACTATAAAGCGTCTGAAAAATACCAAAAAGATAAAGACTATTATTTACAGCGTTACCAAGATCACAGCGATACCGTGAATTTGGCAGGCAAGCCTACGGTCACCAGTGATCACTTTTGGCGGCTAAAGGGTCATCTATCAGCCGTTGCGTTTACCCATATGGCGAAGTTTGCTAAACATTGCCGCACCCACTGGTACAGTGTGTTAATGGCCGCAATGTCCGCCTATGTGCATAAGATGACACGCAGTCAAAATGTGGTTTTGGGTGTGCCGTTAATGGGCCGTTTAGGGTCGGTTGCGATTCAAACACCAGCCATGCGAGTAAATATATTGCCGGTGCGAGTTGACTTTGATGGTGATGAAAACTTAGTAAGCTTGGTCAAAAAAGTGAATAAAGAATTTGCGTCTGTGCGTCGCCATCAAGGTTATCGATATGAAGAACTGCATCGTGACTTGCACTTGGTCAAAGACGGGCGCAATTTATTTGGGCCTTTATTGAATATCATGCCCTTTGAATATGAACATGATTTTGCAGGTGCTAAGGCTCAAGCCCATAATTTAAATGCGGGCCCAGTGGATGATATGTCGTTTTACTGTTATGAACTGGACGGCCATTTAAATATTGATATTGATGCTAACCCCGCTTTGTATTCGCAAGTGGAATTAGAAAAACATCAAACGCGATTATTTCAATTTATAGAATCGTTTGTCAGTCATGGTTTGCGTTTTACCCAAGGTGATGAACCAACGGCGCATTTATCCGATGTGTCTTTGTTAATGCCTCAAGAACGTGAAGAATTGATATACGCCAACAATCAAACCCAACACAAGGTGCCCAGCACAACGTTAACGCAACTATTGCAAGCACAACGTATGGCTACCCCAGAAGCACAAGCGCTGTTATTTGAGCAGCAATCAATGACATATGGGCAACTAAGCGAACGCATTGCTCAGTGTGCAAATTGGATGTTGGATAAAGACATTCAAGTGGGTGATCGTGTGGCTGTTTTGATTTCACGAAGTGTTGAATTGATTGTGGCGCAACAGGCGATTCTTGCTTGTGGTGCTGTGTATGTGCCGGTTGATCCTGAGTACCCTGAGGATCGCATAGAATATATTTTAAAAAGCTCAGAGCCCAAATTAGTACTCACCCAAAGCCAATATCAAACTAAATTAGCACACACAGCCTTGACTGTGGCGCTCGACAGTGACGATGTAAAAGCGCTTTGTTCACACTACGATAAACAGCTGCCAAAACCATCACAGCTTTCACGCCCACTCCTGCCTAGTGATGCGGCCTACATGATTTACACCTCTGGCTCGACGGGTAATCCTAAGGGCGTCGTGGTTGGGCACCAAGCCATTGTGAATCGCTTGTTATGGATGCAGCACGAATACCCTTTAACACACCAAGATGCGGTGTTACAAAAAACACCGGCCGGTTTTGATGTGTCGGTGTGGGAGTTTTTTTGGCCAATGATAGTAGGAGCAAAATTGATTTTGGCTAAACCAGAAGGCCATAAAGACCCTATCTATTTAGCCCAGTTAATTGAGCAACACAAAATCACCACCGTGCATTTTGTGCCGTCTATGTTGCAGGTATTTGTACAACAAGCGGATGCGTCATCGTGTGCATCTTTACGCCAAGTATTTTGCAGCGGCGAAGCGTTGCCAGTTGATCTTGTGAATGAATATTATCGTTTATATCAAGCACAACTGCATAATCTTTATGGCCCAACCGAGGCGGCCATTGATGTGACTTATTTTGCATGTCACGCAGGGCAAGATTATGTTTCCGTGCCTATTGGTCGACCTGTTTGGAATACTCAAATCTATATTTTAGATGCGCAATTAAATCCTGTGCCCAAAGGCGTGATTGGGGATTTATACATTGGCGGGGAGCAATTGGCACAGGGCTACTTTAATCAACCGCAGCTTAGTGCACAGCGATTTATTGCTAACCCATTTATAGCAGGGGAGCGCATCTATTTAAGTGGCGACCTTGCTCGTTGGCGTGAAGATGGTGCCATTGAGTATGCAGGGCGTAGTGATTTTCAGGTGAAAATTCGTGGCTTTCGAATTGAGCTTGAAGAAATTGAACATGCACTTATGCAACAAAATAATATTCCACAAGCCGCGGTGTTGGCCCATGAATACAATGGTTCAGATAAACGCTTAGTTGCGTATGTGGTATCCCAAGACGGCAGTGAATTAGATCAAAGCCAAATGCAAAAAATGTTATTACAGCGTTTACCTGAGTACATGGTGCCCGGTTACTTTGTGCAGCTGGATGCATTCCCCGTTACGGCTAACGGTAAACTGAATCGCAATGCCCTGCCAAAGCCGGACTTATCTGGCAAGGTGGGCAATACCGGTCCAAGTAACTTGGTCGAAGAACGCTTATGTAAATTATTCTGTCAGTTATTAGAGCTGCCAAGTGTTGGCACCGAAGATAACTTTTTTGAACTAGGTGGCCACTCTTTATTGGCGGCGAAACTCATTGCGTATGTGAAAGAAATCATGGGCATAGAGTTGTCCCTAGCGGCTGTTTTTGAAGCACCTACTGTGAAAGGCATTGCCGCTAAATTAGCTGGAAGCAATGACGATCAAGCCTTAAATATTTTATTACCCCT
This genomic window contains:
- a CDS encoding phosphopantetheine-binding protein, whose protein sequence is MIESLHTLERAMADLLDVPLDDLAGYSESLLDFGLDSVQIMLLVGLLEEQGVELSFVELAAQVDLPTWWALIENKKRAQG
- a CDS encoding amino acid adenylation domain-containing protein, which produces MNMMTQDTNYLPLTDAQAGIWYAQCRDPENPIYKTGEYLLINGAIDVTKIKQAITQGINEVDSLHSRYITTVQGPRMYIHRQPWQVSEQDFSGYAQPLQSAIEWMRQALRTPVDLEEGPLFSMAIVKLDTQQHAWFLSLHHIAIDGYSMSLIISRVAYLYNQLVKSEAIEPVQFVDQQALIKEDDDYKASEKYQKDKDYYLQRYQDHSDTVNLAGKPTVTSDHFWRLKGHLSAVAFTHMAKFAKHCRTHWYSVLMAAMSAYVHKMTRSQNVVLGVPLMGRLGSVAIQTPAMRVNILPVRVDFDGDENLVSLVKKVNKEFASVRRHQGYRYEELHRDLHLVKDGRNLFGPLLNIMPFEYEHDFAGAKAQAHNLNAGPVDDMSFYCYELDGHLNIDIDANPALYSQVELEKHQTRLFQFIESFVSHGLRFTQGDEPTAHLSDVSLLMPQEREELIYANNQTQHKVPSTTLTQLLQAQRMATPEAQALLFEQQSMTYGQLSERIAQCANWMLDKDIQVGDRVAVLISRSVELIVAQQAILACGAVYVPVDPEYPEDRIEYILKSSEPKLVLTQSQYQTKLAHTALTVALDSDDVKALCSHYDKQLPKPSQLSRPLLPSDAAYMIYTSGSTGNPKGVVVGHQAIVNRLLWMQHEYPLTHQDAVLQKTPAGFDVSVWEFFWPMIVGAKLILAKPEGHKDPIYLAQLIEQHKITTVHFVPSMLQVFVQQADASSCASLRQVFCSGEALPVDLVNEYYRLYQAQLHNLYGPTEAAIDVTYFACHAGQDYVSVPIGRPVWNTQIYILDAQLNPVPKGVIGDLYIGGEQLAQGYFNQPQLSAQRFIANPFIAGERIYLSGDLARWREDGAIEYAGRSDFQVKIRGFRIELEEIEHALMQQNNIPQAAVLAHEYNGSDKRLVAYVVSQDGSELDQSQMQKMLLQRLPEYMVPGYFVQLDAFPVTANGKLNRNALPKPDLSGKVGNTGPSNLVEERLCKLFCQLLELPSVGTEDNFFELGGHSLLAAKLIAYVKEIMGIELSLAAVFEAPTVKGIAAKLAGSNDDQALNILLPLRKREGQPALFCVHPAGGLSWCYAALTPVIPSHIPLYGVQSGNLSNTNAPLPTHMKDMARDYVKAIREEQPFGPYHLMGWSIGGMIAHAMAAEFQRQGEQVGLLVLLDSYPTEQWQEMNPPGEHEALGALIRMAGIEFDESAHACLTRPEVVTILQEAGSSMAHLEADTITAMIEVVVNNNSRVRDQMDYVYKGDMLFFSAIKPEEEAFLNKEGWMNYMNGNINVVDVDCIHRDMMKPDELKLIGGHIADALNVYPAS